A genomic segment from Stappia indica encodes:
- a CDS encoding threonine ammonia-lyase codes for MQVSLETITQAARLIQGAVMRTPCLPAPKLSLLTGADVFVKYENLQVTNAFKERGALVKLSSLSPSERKRGVIAMSAGNHAQAVAYHAARLGIPATIVMPEPTPFVKVAATRGYGARVVLAGEVLADAQAEAERIADEEGLVWVHPYDDPAIISGQGTIALEMLEDQPDLDCLVVPVGGGGLISGMAIAAKAQKPGIEVVGVEAALYPSMLGALRGEAVTCSGATLAEGIAVKNVGRLTLEIVRQTVDDILLVDEATLERAVNAYLTRQKTMAEGAGAAGLAGLLAYPERFKGKRVGLVLCGGNIDPRLLSSIMVRELAREGRLLSIRITTADRPGILGEISTLIGRLGGNILEVSHHRLFLNVPAKGTTLDVTMETHDPEHAARILSALEKAGHSVCPLDLGESRI; via the coding sequence ATGCAGGTATCCCTCGAGACGATCACCCAGGCTGCAAGGCTCATTCAGGGGGCCGTGATGCGGACCCCGTGCCTGCCGGCGCCGAAACTGTCTCTGCTCACCGGGGCGGACGTCTTCGTCAAATACGAGAACCTGCAGGTCACCAATGCGTTCAAGGAGCGCGGCGCGCTGGTGAAGCTGTCGTCGCTCTCACCGAGCGAACGCAAGCGCGGCGTCATCGCCATGTCGGCCGGCAACCATGCGCAGGCCGTCGCCTATCACGCCGCCCGGCTCGGCATCCCGGCGACCATCGTCATGCCGGAGCCGACCCCCTTCGTGAAGGTCGCCGCAACGCGCGGCTATGGCGCACGCGTGGTGCTTGCCGGCGAGGTTCTGGCCGATGCACAAGCCGAGGCGGAGCGCATCGCCGACGAGGAAGGCCTCGTCTGGGTTCACCCCTATGACGACCCGGCGATCATTTCCGGACAAGGAACGATCGCGCTCGAAATGCTGGAGGACCAGCCGGATCTCGACTGCCTCGTCGTTCCGGTCGGCGGCGGCGGGCTGATCTCCGGCATGGCCATCGCGGCAAAAGCGCAAAAGCCGGGAATCGAGGTCGTCGGCGTGGAGGCGGCGCTTTACCCCTCGATGCTCGGCGCATTGCGTGGGGAGGCCGTGACCTGCAGCGGCGCAACGCTTGCCGAAGGCATCGCCGTCAAGAATGTCGGCCGTCTGACGCTGGAGATTGTCCGCCAGACGGTCGACGACATTCTGCTCGTCGACGAGGCGACATTGGAGCGCGCGGTCAACGCCTACCTGACGCGGCAGAAGACCATGGCGGAGGGCGCGGGTGCTGCGGGCCTTGCCGGCCTTCTCGCTTATCCGGAGCGCTTCAAGGGCAAGCGCGTCGGCCTTGTCCTGTGCGGCGGCAATATCGATCCCCGGCTGCTGTCGTCCATCATGGTGCGCGAGCTTGCGCGCGAGGGACGGCTGCTGTCGATCCGCATCACCACCGCCGACCGCCCCGGCATCCTCGGCGAGATCTCGACGCTGATCGGCCGCCTGGGCGGCAATATCCTGGAAGTCTCGCACCATCGCCTGTTCCTGAACGTGCCGGCGAAGGGGACCACCCTCGACGTCACCATGGAAACGCACGACCCGGAGCATGCGGCCCGTATCCTCTCAGCGTTGGAAAAGGCCGGGCACTCGGTATGCCCGCTCGATCTGGGCGAATCGCGGATCTGA
- a CDS encoding arginyltransferase, which produces MTRHPTDTPQFYLTAPSPCPYLPGRQERKVFTHLVGSRAQVLNDVLTQGGFRRSQNIAYRPACENCRACISIRVRVDDFRWTRSFRRLWKRNADLVGSTSEPAPSSQQYDLFRRYLDARHANGGMSDMTVLDYAMMIEDTHVETMLVEYRRRGPDTFLNGRGTGPLLAVALTDRLSDGLSMVYSFFDPEAQSRSLGTHLILDHIERARALGLPYVYLGYWVKGSPKMDYKARYQPQDHLGPRGWFPAPLPEANPAD; this is translated from the coding sequence TTGACGCGACATCCGACCGACACACCGCAATTCTACCTGACGGCGCCCTCGCCCTGTCCCTACCTGCCCGGCAGGCAGGAGAGGAAGGTCTTCACGCATCTCGTGGGATCACGGGCGCAGGTGCTGAACGACGTGCTGACGCAGGGCGGGTTCCGGCGCAGCCAGAACATTGCCTACCGTCCCGCCTGCGAGAACTGCCGCGCCTGTATCTCGATCCGGGTCCGGGTCGACGATTTTCGTTGGACTCGCTCGTTCCGCCGTCTGTGGAAGCGCAACGCCGATCTCGTCGGCTCGACCAGCGAGCCGGCCCCCTCATCGCAGCAATACGACCTCTTCCGCCGCTACCTGGATGCAAGGCATGCCAATGGCGGCATGTCGGACATGACCGTTCTCGATTACGCGATGATGATCGAGGATACGCATGTCGAGACGATGCTGGTGGAATATCGCCGGCGCGGACCGGACACGTTTCTCAACGGCAGGGGTACTGGGCCGCTGCTCGCGGTCGCCCTCACCGACCGGTTGAGCGATGGCCTGTCGATGGTCTATTCCTTCTTCGACCCCGAGGCGCAGAGCCGCAGCCTCGGCACCCACCTCATTCTCGATCATATCGAGCGCGCGCGTGCGCTGGGTCTTCCCTATGTGTATCTCGGCTATTGGGTGAAGGGCTCGCCGAAGATGGACTACAAGGCCCGTTACCAGCCTCAGGACCATCTGGGGCCGCGGGGGTGGTTTCCCGCCCCCTTGCCCGAAGCCAACCCGGCGGACTGA
- a CDS encoding RDD family protein, whose translation MQDRNAQGIDDMNDGREASGLDPRLFDSVRTNRIIAFLIDAAVIIALTLAGGLLLLFLGLFTFGLGWLLFPVLGPGVALAYVGFTLGGPHSATPGMRAMGLTMRMLDGRRPDILIAAIHALLFWFSVSLLTPLILLVSFFNAEKRLLHDIVLGVAVVNRGRATD comes from the coding sequence ATGCAGGACCGCAACGCACAGGGCATCGACGACATGAACGACGGACGTGAAGCGAGCGGACTGGACCCGCGGCTGTTCGACAGCGTGCGGACCAATCGCATCATCGCCTTCCTCATCGATGCTGCGGTGATCATCGCGCTGACGCTTGCCGGCGGCCTGCTTCTGCTGTTTCTCGGCCTCTTCACGTTCGGGCTCGGCTGGCTGCTTTTCCCGGTGCTGGGGCCCGGCGTCGCGCTGGCCTATGTCGGCTTCACGCTCGGCGGTCCGCACAGTGCCACTCCCGGCATGCGGGCAATGGGACTGACGATGCGGATGCTGGACGGCCGGCGACCGGATATCCTGATCGCTGCGATCCACGCACTGCTGTTCTGGTTCTCAGTCAGCCTGCTGACGCCGCTGATCCTTCTGGTCAGCTTCTTCAATGCAGAAAAGCGCCTGTTGCACGATATCGTCCTCGGGGTCGCGGTGGTGAACCGCGGACGCGCAACGGATTGA
- the hemB gene encoding porphobilinogen synthase, whose amino-acid sequence MRRNRRTDWSRRMVRENTLTVDDLIWPLFLTEGTGIEQPVPSMPGVMRYSVDNIARQIEEAAELGIPAIALFPNTDPSLRDADGSEALNPENLICRACRAIKDTGLPIGIVTDVALDPYTSHGHDGLMKGEVILNDETVAQLVAQALLQAEAGADVIAPSDMMDGRIGAIRAGLDAAGYRDVQIMSYAAKYASAFYGPFRDAVGTNATLVGDKRTYQMDPANSDEALHEVALDLEEGADMIMVKPGMPYLDIIRRVKDTFERPTFAYQVSGEYAMIMAAAGNGWLDGERAMMESLMAFKRAGADGVLTYFAPRAARKLKGLD is encoded by the coding sequence ATGCGCCGCAACCGCCGCACCGACTGGTCGCGCCGGATGGTGCGCGAGAACACCCTGACCGTCGACGACCTGATCTGGCCGCTGTTCCTGACCGAGGGAACCGGCATCGAGCAGCCTGTTCCCTCCATGCCGGGCGTCATGCGCTACAGCGTGGACAATATCGCCCGCCAGATCGAGGAAGCCGCAGAGCTCGGCATTCCGGCGATCGCCCTCTTTCCCAATACCGATCCGTCGCTGCGCGATGCGGACGGCTCGGAAGCCCTCAACCCGGAAAACCTGATCTGCCGCGCGTGCCGCGCCATCAAGGACACGGGCCTGCCGATCGGCATCGTCACAGATGTGGCGCTCGACCCCTATACCAGCCACGGGCATGACGGCCTGATGAAGGGCGAGGTGATTCTGAACGACGAGACGGTCGCCCAGCTGGTGGCCCAGGCACTGCTGCAGGCCGAAGCCGGTGCCGACGTCATCGCTCCGTCCGACATGATGGACGGGCGCATCGGCGCGATCCGTGCCGGCCTCGATGCCGCCGGCTACCGGGACGTCCAGATCATGTCCTACGCGGCGAAGTATGCGTCTGCCTTCTACGGTCCGTTCCGCGACGCGGTCGGAACCAACGCGACGCTCGTCGGCGATAAGCGCACCTACCAGATGGATCCGGCCAACAGCGACGAGGCCCTGCACGAGGTCGCGCTGGATCTGGAGGAAGGCGCCGACATGATCATGGTCAAGCCGGGGATGCCCTATCTCGACATCATCCGCCGGGTGAAGGACACGTTCGAGCGGCCGACCTTCGCCTATCAGGTGTCCGGCGAATACGCGATGATCATGGCCGCGGCCGGAAACGGTTGGCTGGACGGCGAGCGGGCGATGATGGAGAGCCTGATGGCCTTCAAGCGCGCCGGGGCGGACGGCGTGCTGACCTATTTCGCGCCGCGTGCGGCAAGAAAGCTCAAGGGTCTCGACTGA
- a CDS encoding LysE family translocator — MPSDLLMPLAQFGLLALFVSAMVGSPGPANMSLMANGISFGARPALPFMLGTMSGFQVIYWLNVAGLFALLKSAPQVFEILRVLCLCYILYLAWVIVRSPVRGGVKADRIPGYGRGFWVHPLNPKAYAMQIAGISQFVSAERYFADALVLSLTFLCLGGFLNGLWLLAGSWLRSNAGGTRLLNALRIALAGLMVGSTILSLQMIPA; from the coding sequence ATGCCTTCCGATCTCCTGATGCCCCTCGCCCAGTTCGGGCTGCTTGCGCTCTTCGTCTCCGCGATGGTCGGCTCGCCCGGTCCTGCGAACATGTCGCTGATGGCCAACGGCATCTCCTTCGGGGCACGCCCCGCCCTGCCGTTCATGCTGGGCACGATGTCGGGCTTCCAGGTGATCTACTGGCTGAATGTTGCCGGTCTCTTCGCCCTGTTGAAGAGCGCACCGCAGGTCTTCGAGATCCTTCGCGTTCTTTGCCTCTGCTACATCCTTTATCTTGCCTGGGTGATCGTCCGCAGCCCGGTCCGCGGCGGCGTCAAGGCCGATCGCATACCCGGATACGGTCGCGGCTTCTGGGTGCATCCGCTCAATCCGAAAGCCTATGCGATGCAGATCGCCGGCATCAGCCAGTTCGTCTCCGCAGAGCGCTACTTCGCGGATGCGCTGGTCCTGTCGCTGACCTTCCTGTGCCTCGGCGGCTTCCTGAACGGTCTCTGGCTGCTGGCGGGAAGCTGGCTGCGCAGCAATGCCGGCGGTACGCGGTTGCTGAACGCCTTGCGGATCGCCCTTGCCGGACTGATGGTCGGCTCGACCATCCTGAGCTTGCAAATGATCCCTGCTTGA
- a CDS encoding SLC13 family permease, whose protein sequence is MLPADPAMLLTFVVIVVTVVLYAMERLALEVVALGSVVAFLLIFTFFQPADASVTIGASELLSGFANPALVTVICLLIVGQGLFQTDALEKPAKIIVDATRKRPVLAAMPILVAVAVISGFLNNTPVVVMFLPILSAVAAAQGKPAGRLLMPLSFIAILGGMTTLIGSSTNLLVADVAARTSDVRLGFFSFTGIGVILAGVGILYVLFVMPFLLKPRRSMAEEMQVSSGKQFIAQIAITAGHPLEGVTSVAGLFPALKDMTVRLVQRGERPILPPFENVTLMPGDTVIVAATRHALTTALSQRRPLMATESEEPSDLEASLPQRSLTLAEVVVAPASRLSGRTIAQSGFHTETDCVVMGVQRRSRMPRMAMTEIRLEPGDVLLVAGHSSSIQKLRTNRDVLLLDWSAAELPPRRLAPRALAIFALMVAASASGLVPIVTASIAATFAMVMSGCLNVRQALRAVDSRIFMLIGASIAAATALEVTGGAKMIADVLVMVLDGQRPMVMLSALFLLVMLLTNVLSNNATAVLFTPIAVNMAIQSGMPVEAFVTCVIFAANCSFATPIGYQTNLIVMGPGHYRFSDFIVAGTPLALLLWLTFTFVAPIYYGFSML, encoded by the coding sequence ATGCTGCCAGCCGATCCCGCGATGCTGCTGACCTTCGTGGTGATCGTGGTCACCGTCGTGCTGTATGCGATGGAGCGCCTTGCGCTGGAAGTCGTTGCGCTCGGCTCCGTCGTCGCCTTCCTGCTGATCTTCACCTTTTTCCAGCCGGCTGACGCCTCCGTCACGATCGGTGCGTCCGAGCTGCTGTCAGGCTTCGCCAATCCGGCCCTCGTTACCGTCATCTGCCTGCTGATCGTCGGCCAGGGCCTGTTCCAGACGGATGCGCTGGAAAAGCCGGCAAAGATCATCGTCGACGCCACCCGCAAAAGGCCGGTATTGGCAGCCATGCCGATCCTGGTCGCCGTGGCTGTGATCAGCGGCTTCCTGAATAACACTCCCGTCGTGGTGATGTTCCTGCCGATCCTGTCGGCCGTTGCCGCAGCCCAGGGCAAGCCGGCCGGCCGCTTGCTGATGCCGCTGTCCTTCATCGCTATTCTCGGCGGCATGACGACACTGATCGGCTCGTCCACCAACCTTCTGGTGGCCGACGTCGCGGCCCGCACGAGCGATGTCCGGCTCGGGTTCTTCAGCTTTACCGGGATCGGCGTCATCCTCGCCGGCGTCGGCATCCTCTATGTGCTGTTCGTGATGCCGTTCCTGCTGAAACCCCGCCGGTCGATGGCCGAAGAAATGCAGGTCTCGTCCGGCAAGCAGTTCATTGCCCAGATCGCCATCACTGCCGGCCATCCGCTGGAAGGCGTCACCTCCGTCGCAGGCCTGTTTCCCGCCCTCAAGGACATGACCGTCCGGCTGGTGCAGCGTGGCGAGCGCCCGATCCTGCCGCCGTTCGAGAACGTCACCCTGATGCCCGGCGACACCGTGATCGTCGCGGCCACCCGACACGCGCTGACCACCGCCCTGTCCCAGCGTCGTCCGCTGATGGCAACCGAAAGCGAGGAGCCGTCCGATCTCGAGGCATCGCTGCCGCAACGCTCCCTCACCCTGGCGGAGGTGGTGGTGGCGCCCGCATCGCGGCTATCCGGACGCACCATCGCCCAGAGCGGGTTTCACACCGAGACGGATTGCGTGGTGATGGGGGTCCAGCGCCGTTCGCGGATGCCGCGCATGGCGATGACCGAAATCCGGCTGGAGCCTGGCGACGTGCTGCTGGTGGCCGGTCACTCCAGCAGCATCCAGAAGCTGAGGACGAACCGTGACGTCCTGCTGCTCGACTGGTCGGCGGCCGAACTGCCGCCGCGCCGGCTGGCACCGCGCGCGCTTGCCATCTTCGCCCTGATGGTGGCGGCCAGCGCCAGCGGCTTGGTTCCCATTGTCACCGCTTCGATCGCAGCAACCTTCGCCATGGTAATGTCCGGCTGCCTCAACGTGCGCCAGGCGCTTCGCGCAGTCGACAGTCGCATCTTCATGCTCATCGGCGCCTCGATCGCCGCAGCCACCGCGCTCGAGGTCACCGGCGGCGCCAAGATGATCGCCGACGTCCTCGTCATGGTTCTCGATGGGCAGCGCCCGATGGTGATGCTGTCGGCTCTATTCCTGCTGGTGATGCTGCTGACCAACGTCCTGTCGAACAACGCCACGGCGGTGCTCTTCACGCCGATTGCGGTCAACATGGCGATACAGAGCGGAATGCCCGTCGAGGCCTTCGTGACCTGCGTGATCTTCGCCGCGAACTGTTCGTTCGCCACGCCGATCGGCTACCAGACCAACCTGATCGTGATGGGCCCCGGCCACTACCGCTTTTCGGACTTCATCGTCGCGGGAACGCCGCTCGCCTTGCTTCTATGGCTGACTTTCACTTTTGTCGCGCCCATATATTATGGATTCTCGATGCTCTGA
- a CDS encoding PLP-dependent aminotransferase family protein, which produces MADLAVNSFLIEDASSLVGKALAAVQSDLAAGDLPLAYLTTGEDEDIRGVAARFLGGQGAARHMDEIVVTAGAQAAIASAFLALTENGGGIACDALTYPGVISAASAARARLHPVKMDDDGMDPEALDALCRRAKIACVFLMPSTQNPTGRRMSARRCEQLAEVAARHGVVVVEDRIYDFLSDEGTHTGISGFLPESTVLVTGLSKCVAPILRVGFVAAPKPLARQILAVENALSLMVSPLLTRVAAHILSDGVFEARLARVRRGIAERATIAHELFPQLKPEALQGGLAWLELAGGWSADAFSSEAEALGVRVAPARFFAVEPRGAPEAVRLCLGSVAQDDVCRRALEDLASLMARPPRGPQILP; this is translated from the coding sequence GTGGCCGATCTGGCCGTGAACAGCTTCCTCATCGAGGATGCCTCGAGCCTTGTCGGAAAGGCGCTGGCTGCGGTGCAGTCGGACCTGGCGGCCGGGGATCTGCCGCTCGCCTATCTCACGACCGGTGAGGACGAGGACATCAGGGGCGTAGCCGCGCGCTTTCTCGGCGGGCAGGGCGCAGCACGACACATGGATGAGATCGTCGTGACGGCCGGCGCCCAGGCGGCGATTGCCTCGGCCTTTCTGGCTCTGACCGAAAACGGCGGCGGCATAGCCTGCGATGCGCTTACCTATCCGGGCGTGATCAGCGCCGCGAGCGCGGCACGTGCGCGGCTTCATCCGGTGAAGATGGATGACGACGGGATGGATCCGGAGGCGTTAGACGCCTTGTGCCGGCGCGCCAAGATCGCCTGCGTCTTCCTGATGCCCTCGACGCAGAACCCGACCGGGCGACGAATGTCGGCCCGGCGCTGTGAACAACTCGCAGAGGTTGCCGCGCGCCACGGCGTGGTGGTGGTCGAGGATCGGATCTACGACTTTCTGTCGGACGAGGGCACACACACCGGGATCTCGGGGTTTCTGCCCGAAAGCACGGTGCTCGTCACGGGCCTTTCCAAATGCGTGGCGCCGATCCTGCGCGTCGGCTTCGTTGCCGCGCCGAAGCCGCTCGCCCGCCAGATCCTCGCGGTGGAGAACGCGCTCAGCCTGATGGTCTCGCCGTTGCTGACACGGGTTGCCGCGCACATCCTTTCAGATGGCGTGTTCGAGGCCCGGTTGGCGCGGGTACGCCGCGGCATCGCTGAGCGCGCAACAATCGCGCACGAGCTCTTCCCGCAGCTGAAGCCGGAGGCGCTGCAGGGCGGCCTTGCGTGGCTGGAGCTTGCGGGCGGGTGGTCTGCCGACGCCTTCTCGTCGGAAGCCGAGGCTCTCGGCGTGCGCGTGGCGCCGGCGCGTTTCTTCGCGGTCGAGCCGCGCGGCGCACCGGAGGCGGTGCGCCTGTGCCTTGGAAGCGTGGCGCAGGATGACGTCTGCCGGCGGGCGCTGGAGGATCTTGCGAGTCTCATGGCACGCCCGCCGCGCGGGCCTCAGATTTTACCCTGA